In Acidobacteriota bacterium, one genomic interval encodes:
- a CDS encoding VWA domain-containing protein, whose product MTIADSPAIPRSITPLAAVLLGLAPSLPAAAQPGDARSPSGPGFVEVVNVEVVNVDVYVTDADGKPVLGLGSDDFELKIDGRRVPISNFYAVEQQGDELLVRRGGELKAEPLLAPPPDDPFEREAAARQPVTVPPEQALHVVFYIDNLNLTPPNRNRVMRELRAFIREHLRPEDRIMLASFDRYLNLRMPFTNDRDQVRRALLELEEFTGQRVHRNSERRDLFEVVNDVNTEIENRTDSERRIEAARQGGLIGGSAVLAREQLINYAGSVRNETNMSIDGLMRLVENLSAAPGRKAVVYVADGIPMIAGEDIFYFLHGVWEQAVSLIEMTEYDMSRRFQQLAASANANRVSFYTIDARGLTVYSQGTIDSAVAGLPGQMAQIDTIIRTNLQSPLQLMSEETGGRAILNTNRVTPDLLKVAADFRNYYALGYMPDLAGGGAYHRIEVIWKNRPRGAEVRYRKGYRDKTLESRMIEGTLSALHLNMLENPLAVRLHNLPPKRRPDGNYDVPLVLEVAWEDLTLIPRDGVHHGRIQLWMAARDEKDHTTEPQRTDLNIAVPADRLAEIEDGTWRYGLELTMEGGYHDLGIGLRDDLGGRQSFLRGGVDVR is encoded by the coding sequence ATGACCATTGCGGACTCGCCCGCGATCCCTCGCTCGATCACCCCGCTGGCCGCCGTTCTCCTGGGGCTCGCGCCCTCACTTCCCGCGGCCGCTCAGCCCGGCGACGCGCGTTCACCCTCGGGGCCCGGATTCGTCGAGGTCGTCAACGTCGAGGTCGTCAACGTCGATGTCTACGTGACGGACGCCGACGGCAAGCCGGTGCTGGGCCTGGGCTCCGACGACTTCGAACTCAAGATCGACGGGCGGCGCGTCCCGATCAGCAACTTCTACGCGGTGGAGCAGCAGGGCGACGAGCTCCTCGTGCGCCGCGGCGGCGAACTGAAGGCGGAGCCGCTGCTCGCACCGCCGCCCGACGATCCGTTCGAACGGGAGGCGGCCGCGCGGCAACCCGTGACCGTGCCGCCGGAACAGGCGCTCCACGTCGTCTTCTACATCGACAACCTGAACCTGACGCCGCCGAACCGCAACCGGGTGATGCGCGAGTTGCGGGCATTCATCCGAGAGCACCTGAGGCCCGAGGACCGGATCATGCTCGCGAGCTTCGACCGCTACCTGAACCTGCGCATGCCGTTCACGAACGATCGCGACCAGGTGCGGCGGGCACTGTTGGAGCTCGAGGAGTTCACCGGCCAGCGCGTGCACCGGAACAGCGAGCGCCGCGACCTGTTCGAGGTGGTCAACGACGTGAACACCGAGATCGAGAACCGGACGGACAGCGAACGGCGGATCGAGGCGGCGCGGCAGGGCGGTTTGATTGGCGGTAGCGCGGTGCTGGCCCGCGAGCAGTTGATCAACTACGCCGGGTCGGTCCGCAACGAGACGAACATGTCGATCGACGGCCTGATGCGCCTGGTCGAGAACCTTTCGGCCGCTCCGGGACGCAAGGCGGTCGTCTATGTCGCCGACGGCATCCCGATGATCGCCGGCGAGGACATCTTCTACTTCCTCCACGGCGTGTGGGAACAGGCGGTCTCGCTGATCGAGATGACCGAGTACGACATGTCGCGGCGGTTCCAGCAGCTAGCCGCGTCGGCGAACGCGAATCGGGTCAGCTTCTACACGATCGACGCGCGCGGCTTGACGGTCTATTCGCAGGGCACGATCGACAGCGCGGTGGCGGGTCTTCCCGGCCAGATGGCCCAGATCGACACGATCATTCGGACGAATCTCCAGAGTCCGCTGCAGTTGATGTCGGAGGAGACGGGCGGCCGGGCGATCCTCAACACGAACCGGGTGACGCCGGACCTGCTCAAGGTCGCCGCCGACTTCCGCAACTACTACGCCCTGGGCTACATGCCGGATCTGGCCGGCGGGGGCGCCTACCACCGGATCGAGGTGATCTGGAAGAACAGGCCGCGGGGTGCCGAAGTCCGCTACCGCAAGGGCTACCGGGACAAGACGCTCGAATCCCGGATGATCGAGGGGACCCTGTCGGCCCTGCACCTGAACATGCTGGAGAACCCGCTCGCCGTCCGGCTCCACAACCTGCCGCCGAAGCGCCGGCCCGACGGGAACTACGACGTTCCCCTCGTGCTCGAAGTGGCCTGGGAGGACCTGACGCTCATCCCGCGCGACGGCGTCCACCATGGCCGCATCCAGCTCTGGATGGCGGCCCGGGACGAGAAGGACCACACGACCGAACCGCAGCGGACGGACCTCAACATCGCGGTGCCGGCCGATCGCCTGGCCGAGATCGAGGACGGCACCTGGCGCTACGGCCTGGAGCTCACGATGGAGGGCGGCTACCACGACCTGGGCATCGGCCTGCGGGACGACCTCGGCGGCCGTCAGTCGTTCCTCAGGGGCGGCGTCGACGTTCGTTAG
- a CDS encoding sulfatase-like hydrolase/transferase gives MSRAAAIAFACGGALLGCAAPPAPDDARAAAAARPDIVLISIDTLRSDRLPAYGYDGVETPAIDRLAADGVLFERAYTHVNVTLPSHVSVFTGLLPPEHGVRDNSGYRLDEGIPTLAGTLRAEGYATGGFVSSYVLRAGTGVERGFDVYDDGVRFETGRDFGELQRPGLETLDAASRWLGDLGGSPFFLFLHLYEPHAPYNPPPPFADRYDDPYDGEIAAADAVVGELVRRLKERGLYRDALVMLLSDHGEGLMDHGEMDHLILVYREVLQVPLIVKLPGGERAGERVAANAQLGDVAPTVHSLLGLEQPARFAGADLLGLGAEPSPGAGPRQIVSESVYPRIHFGWSDLGSVVEGDLHFIESPEPELFRLSEDPGERNNVIQEERVAARRMRAALEAIDRSLASPSEEDPETRRRLESLGYLSGGAGAGDRPLPDPKSRIRVVEDLARAVRLGAEGDLAGSEAALRSVLETEPRLVLAWHELGETLERLGRPGAALDAYRRAFDVSGGNAAASGIKVAELLLRAGRVAEAREHALTVADRSPLAPQLLAEAALAEGDLAAAAQHLERALAGRGPRIAPLVVRTSLLNAQGRFEEALAQSDEALAEFGDRRDRSVLARLYLHRGTALGALARAEEAESSYREAIGLDRGLLGAYSSLAFLLAIEGRAAEAGRTLQELVTVNPAPAAYAEAVRTLRAMRDDRSADAVLAEALRRWPDSDELRSLPGAAAKR, from the coding sequence GTGAGCCGCGCCGCGGCGATCGCTTTCGCGTGCGGCGGCGCGCTCCTCGGCTGCGCGGCCCCGCCGGCCCCTGACGACGCCCGAGCTGCCGCCGCGGCGCGTCCGGACATCGTCTTGATCTCCATCGACACGCTGCGCTCGGACCGGTTGCCGGCCTACGGCTACGACGGCGTCGAGACGCCGGCGATCGACCGCCTGGCCGCCGACGGCGTACTGTTCGAGCGGGCCTACACCCACGTCAACGTCACCCTGCCGTCGCACGTCAGCGTGTTCACCGGGTTGCTGCCGCCGGAGCACGGCGTGCGGGACAACTCGGGCTACCGGTTGGACGAAGGGATCCCGACGCTGGCCGGGACGCTGCGCGCGGAGGGCTACGCCACCGGCGGTTTCGTTTCCTCCTACGTCCTCCGCGCCGGAACCGGAGTGGAACGCGGCTTCGACGTCTACGACGACGGCGTCCGGTTCGAGACCGGCCGCGACTTCGGCGAGCTGCAACGGCCGGGCCTGGAGACGCTGGACGCGGCCTCGCGCTGGCTCGGCGACCTGGGGGGTTCTCCGTTCTTCCTGTTCCTCCACCTGTACGAACCGCACGCTCCCTACAACCCGCCGCCGCCCTTCGCGGACCGTTACGACGATCCCTACGACGGTGAGATCGCGGCCGCCGACGCTGTGGTCGGTGAACTCGTCCGCCGGCTCAAGGAGCGAGGCCTCTACCGGGACGCCCTGGTCATGCTCCTCTCGGATCACGGCGAGGGCCTGATGGACCACGGCGAGATGGACCACCTGATCCTCGTCTACCGGGAAGTGCTCCAGGTGCCGCTGATCGTCAAGCTGCCGGGCGGCGAGCGGGCCGGCGAGCGGGTCGCCGCCAACGCCCAGCTCGGCGACGTGGCGCCGACGGTCCACTCGCTCCTCGGACTGGAGCAGCCGGCCAGGTTTGCCGGCGCCGATCTGCTTGGCCTCGGCGCCGAGCCGTCGCCGGGCGCCGGGCCACGGCAGATCGTCTCCGAGAGCGTCTATCCCCGCATTCACTTCGGCTGGAGCGACCTCGGCTCGGTTGTCGAAGGGGACCTCCACTTCATCGAGTCGCCCGAGCCGGAGCTGTTCCGCCTGTCCGAAGATCCGGGCGAGCGGAACAACGTGATCCAGGAGGAGCGCGTGGCGGCGCGCCGGATGCGTGCGGCGCTCGAAGCGATCGACCGGTCGCTCGCCTCGCCGTCGGAAGAGGATCCGGAGACCCGGCGGCGGCTCGAGTCGCTCGGTTACCTCTCCGGCGGCGCCGGTGCCGGAGACCGCCCTCTGCCCGACCCGAAGAGCCGGATCCGTGTAGTCGAGGACCTGGCGCGGGCCGTTCGCCTCGGTGCGGAAGGCGATCTGGCCGGTTCCGAGGCGGCGCTGCGCTCGGTGCTCGAGACCGAGCCGCGGCTCGTCCTGGCGTGGCACGAGCTGGGAGAGACTCTGGAGCGCCTTGGCCGTCCCGGGGCGGCGCTCGATGCCTACCGCCGGGCCTTTGATGTGTCCGGCGGGAATGCCGCGGCGTCCGGGATCAAGGTCGCCGAACTGCTGCTGCGGGCGGGCCGCGTCGCGGAGGCGCGGGAGCACGCCCTGACGGTCGCCGACCGTTCGCCGCTCGCTCCCCAGCTCCTCGCTGAGGCCGCCCTGGCCGAGGGAGACCTGGCGGCGGCGGCGCAGCACCTGGAGCGGGCCCTGGCCGGGCGGGGGCCGCGGATCGCGCCCCTTGTCGTCCGAACGAGCCTGTTGAACGCGCAGGGCCGCTTCGAGGAGGCGCTGGCCCAGAGCGACGAGGCGCTGGCCGAGTTCGGCGACCGCCGCGACCGTTCGGTCCTCGCGCGTCTCTACCTTCATCGCGGGACCGCACTCGGGGCCCTTGCCCGAGCCGAGGAAGCGGAGAGCTCCTACCGGGAGGCCATCGGGCTCGACCGCGGTCTGCTCGGCGCGTACTCGTCTCTCGCCTTCCTGCTCGCCATCGAGGGCCGCGCCGCCGAGGCCGGCAGGACGCTCCAGGAGCTGGTCACCGTCAACCCGGCGCCGGCCGCCTACGCCGAGGCCGTGCGCACCCTGCGCGCGATGCGCGACGACCGTTCCGCCGATGCCGTGCTCGCGGAAGCCCTGCGCCGCTGGCCGGACAGCGACGAACTCCGCTCCCTGCCGGGTGCGGCAGCAAAGCGGTAG
- a CDS encoding DUF3179 domain-containing protein: MSLNLMLRLTAALAGLALLGSAELSAQTSGQLNEEDDPTLRLADLPSAEARSEPAFYDRVRRLMSGRAKARKRAARSLARADESVLIPLVDAYFFSPNEARPELRQALEELSGKQFGSRYRDWFEYVGSREDLETPSGYTAWKGELFSRIDPAYRRILSPEATVRLRLREVQWGGVPLDGIPTIDDPEAVPAGAARFMRDTDTVFGVSLGGEHRAYPVKVLSWHELLNDTVGGRPIALSFCTLCGSGILYLAEDAGGTRMLFGTSGLLYRSNKLMFDRATLSLWSNLTGEAVIGERAAEGTRLTMLPMTLTRWDAWRQRHPDTTIMLPDPAVAQRTGYRYIEGAADEARAGVEFAVWRRSDALERNARIYALRINGEAKAYPLDKLLDERLVHDTVGGVEIVLFLDGASGAVRAFERGGREFRVPGLTPIRQLRAEDGTVWRLTEEGLASDAGGDLLPRVPGHVAFWFGWYAFYPDTGIY; this comes from the coding sequence GTGTCCCTCAACCTCATGCTTCGCCTGACGGCTGCCCTGGCCGGCCTGGCCCTCCTGGGCTCCGCCGAGCTCTCCGCGCAGACCAGCGGGCAACTCAACGAGGAGGACGACCCGACGCTCCGCCTCGCGGACCTGCCCTCGGCCGAGGCACGGAGCGAGCCGGCCTTCTACGACCGTGTCCGCCGCCTCATGTCCGGTAGGGCGAAGGCGCGGAAACGGGCCGCCAGGTCACTCGCCAGGGCCGACGAGTCCGTCCTCATCCCCCTGGTCGACGCTTACTTCTTCTCGCCGAACGAGGCGCGTCCGGAACTGAGACAGGCCCTGGAGGAGCTCTCCGGCAAGCAGTTCGGCAGCCGCTACCGCGACTGGTTCGAGTACGTGGGAAGCCGCGAAGACCTCGAAACACCCTCCGGGTACACCGCCTGGAAGGGAGAGCTGTTCTCGCGCATCGACCCGGCCTACCGGCGCATCCTGAGCCCGGAAGCGACCGTCCGTCTCAGACTGCGCGAAGTTCAGTGGGGAGGCGTTCCCCTGGACGGGATTCCCACGATCGACGATCCGGAAGCAGTACCCGCCGGCGCCGCACGCTTCATGCGCGACACGGACACCGTCTTCGGCGTCAGCCTGGGCGGCGAGCACCGCGCCTACCCGGTCAAGGTCCTGAGCTGGCACGAACTGCTGAACGACACCGTCGGCGGCCGGCCCATCGCCCTCTCCTTCTGCACCCTCTGCGGATCCGGGATTCTCTACCTCGCGGAGGACGCAGGCGGAACCCGCATGCTGTTCGGCACCTCGGGGTTGCTCTACCGCTCGAACAAGCTGATGTTCGACCGCGCCACGCTCAGCCTGTGGAGCAACCTGACCGGAGAGGCGGTGATCGGCGAGCGAGCAGCCGAGGGCACGCGGCTCACGATGCTGCCCATGACTCTGACCCGCTGGGACGCCTGGCGGCAGCGCCACCCGGACACCACGATCATGCTCCCCGATCCGGCCGTGGCCCAACGCACCGGCTACCGCTACATCGAGGGCGCCGCCGACGAGGCCCGGGCCGGTGTCGAGTTCGCGGTGTGGCGGCGGAGCGACGCCCTGGAGCGGAACGCGCGGATCTACGCCCTGCGGATCAACGGCGAGGCGAAGGCGTACCCGCTCGACAAGCTCCTGGACGAACGCCTCGTCCACGACACCGTCGGCGGCGTCGAGATCGTGCTCTTCCTCGACGGGGCGAGCGGCGCGGTGCGCGCCTTCGAGCGCGGCGGCCGCGAGTTCCGCGTACCGGGGTTGACGCCAATCCGGCAACTTCGCGCCGAGGACGGAACTGTCTGGCGGCTAACCGAGGAAGGACTGGCGTCCGATGCCGGCGGCGACCTGCTGCCGCGAGTCCCCGGCCACGTCGCGTTCTGGTTCGGCTGGTACGCGTTCTACCCGGACACCGGGATCTACTGA
- a CDS encoding pitrilysin family protein produces the protein MSRLLALAILAAAPPPFAETLPAQAIPERPEELRFARSTFEVPPVDGLRFELRNGLPVYVVPDRSLPLVDVVVALPVGDRNEGPGEDGLASMTAAMARRGGAGEFGPEELDDEIEALGARIQASSSWGRTVLVLDTGSEALHRGLELLAAILFEPRFDEERLEQAKENLRVSLLAEADDPRAVLDREWLRLVHGPDSKRSRRLTEASVTAFERGVLARFHRRHWRPEGAVIAVSGDVDAESLLARLDGLFGGWEAAVSEAAGQEAGRTRGASPGGEQGEASSNVAAASPGWRRIDRKGPQAAIAIGHRGGVFATWDDPDRWALMLLTEILDGPGAVSRLRSRLQLEEGLTYRVLTWFDLDVVPAASVSAGSQGAGEFRVFLETAPESSATAAAAVLDELRRLRREEVPENEIATARQSLLARLPLLFDRAETIAGRYAEDELLGRPHEYWATYRERLLAVTAADIRHAARRFIDPAAMVVVVVGDSAAPQ, from the coding sequence GTGAGCCGGCTGCTCGCGCTCGCCATTCTCGCGGCGGCGCCGCCTCCGTTCGCCGAGACCCTTCCAGCGCAGGCGATTCCGGAACGGCCGGAGGAACTGCGCTTCGCTCGGTCCACGTTCGAGGTGCCGCCGGTCGACGGGCTGCGCTTCGAGCTTCGGAACGGCCTGCCGGTCTACGTCGTGCCCGACCGCAGCCTGCCGCTCGTGGATGTCGTGGTGGCGCTCCCGGTCGGTGACCGGAACGAGGGCCCGGGCGAGGACGGATTGGCCTCGATGACCGCGGCGATGGCACGGCGGGGCGGCGCCGGCGAGTTCGGCCCGGAGGAACTGGACGACGAGATCGAAGCTCTGGGCGCCCGCATCCAGGCGAGCAGTTCCTGGGGCCGTACCGTCCTGGTGCTCGACACCGGGTCGGAGGCGCTCCATCGCGGCCTGGAGCTGCTGGCGGCGATTCTGTTCGAGCCGCGGTTCGACGAAGAACGACTGGAACAGGCGAAAGAGAACCTCCGCGTCAGCCTGCTGGCGGAAGCCGACGACCCGCGGGCGGTGCTGGACCGGGAGTGGCTACGTCTCGTGCATGGCCCGGACTCGAAGCGCAGCCGCCGGCTGACCGAGGCGTCCGTGACGGCCTTCGAGCGGGGCGTCCTCGCTCGGTTCCACCGGCGGCACTGGCGGCCCGAAGGGGCGGTGATCGCCGTCTCGGGCGACGTGGATGCCGAGTCCCTGCTGGCGCGCCTCGACGGACTGTTCGGCGGCTGGGAGGCCGCCGTTTCCGAAGCCGCCGGGCAGGAGGCAGGCCGGACGCGCGGCGCCTCCCCGGGCGGCGAGCAGGGCGAAGCGTCCTCGAACGTCGCCGCCGCGTCTCCGGGCTGGAGAAGGATCGACCGCAAGGGACCGCAGGCGGCGATCGCGATCGGCCACCGCGGCGGGGTCTTCGCCACCTGGGACGACCCCGATCGCTGGGCCCTCATGCTGCTGACCGAGATCCTCGACGGCCCCGGCGCGGTGTCCCGGCTGCGTTCCCGGCTGCAGCTCGAAGAGGGACTCACCTACCGGGTGCTCACGTGGTTCGACCTGGACGTTGTTCCGGCCGCTTCGGTTTCAGCTGGGAGCCAGGGGGCGGGCGAGTTCCGCGTCTTCCTGGAAACGGCTCCCGAGTCGTCCGCCACGGCCGCCGCCGCGGTACTCGACGAACTCCGCCGGCTGCGGCGTGAGGAGGTGCCGGAGAACGAGATCGCCACCGCCAGGCAGTCGCTGCTCGCCCGCCTGCCGCTGCTGTTCGACCGCGCCGAGACCATCGCCGGCCGCTACGCGGAGGACGAGCTGCTCGGCCGCCCCCACGAGTACTGGGCGACGTACCGCGAGCGGCTCCTTGCCGTGACCGCCGCGGACATCCGGCATGCGGCGCGACGCTTCATCGACCCCGCGGCCATGGTGGTGGTCGTCGTGGGCGACTCGGCCGCTCCTCAGTAG
- a CDS encoding pitrilysin family protein, translating to MKPVGAPALLLVAATAAAAAPPLEPAHFALDNGMTFLVVERPGRPLVAAVWAVRVGSASDPPGRRGLAHVVEHLLYAGSRTIGTRDWEEEAPLLRRWERLYEQSVRQGAIARGLDRVEQRLAALQRPGAYSGVYTRAGALGIDAVTRHDSTTFQTLVPKEKVELWFWMESDRLLEPVFRGFRRELAVVEQERRQRIDSTPAGTWFELFDAAYWGAGHPYAHSPGGERLEVARLLPADARSHFEAHYRPDRLVAVLVGDLSPERARALAERYFGRLGRGERARGGEDAGAEGMDKVGEAALESLEGFCTCRSQVEIRYPTVPFEAGSDAVALDVLAGLLNSRSGRLYRDLVVGEGRVAFAASAEHVSRRLGGYFAVRIEVGEVVGPEELIPAWDRLLGRLRTARADDAELERVRRQLLTDSWRQLEQDAGLAQRLAAAEVLGGWRQSTEWLDAAAVVSAEDLERVIDRYLRPADRAVLSLTRTGGSGP from the coding sequence GTGAAACCCGTCGGTGCGCCGGCGCTCCTGCTCGTCGCCGCAACGGCGGCCGCTGCCGCGCCGCCCCTCGAACCCGCCCACTTCGCCCTCGACAACGGGATGACCTTCCTGGTCGTCGAACGCCCGGGCCGGCCGCTCGTGGCCGCCGTCTGGGCGGTGCGCGTCGGCTCCGCGTCGGACCCGCCCGGCCGCCGCGGCCTCGCCCACGTCGTCGAACATCTCCTCTACGCTGGCAGTCGGACCATCGGTACCCGTGACTGGGAGGAGGAAGCGCCTCTGCTCCGGCGCTGGGAGCGGCTGTACGAACAGTCGGTCCGGCAGGGGGCGATCGCGCGCGGTCTGGACCGCGTGGAGCAGCGCCTGGCGGCTCTTCAGCGGCCGGGCGCCTATTCCGGCGTTTACACCCGGGCGGGTGCGCTCGGGATCGACGCGGTCACCCGCCACGACTCGACCACGTTCCAGACGCTGGTGCCGAAGGAGAAGGTCGAGCTCTGGTTCTGGATGGAGTCGGACCGCCTGCTCGAGCCCGTGTTCCGGGGCTTTCGGCGGGAACTGGCGGTGGTCGAGCAGGAACGCCGCCAGCGGATCGATTCGACTCCCGCCGGGACCTGGTTCGAGCTGTTCGACGCCGCCTACTGGGGCGCCGGACACCCCTACGCCCATTCGCCGGGCGGCGAGCGCCTCGAGGTCGCGCGGCTCCTGCCGGCGGACGCGCGTTCCCACTTCGAGGCTCACTACCGGCCCGACCGTCTCGTCGCGGTGCTGGTGGGGGACCTCTCGCCGGAGCGCGCCCGCGCCCTGGCGGAACGCTACTTCGGCCGGCTCGGCCGCGGCGAGCGCGCACGTGGGGGAGAGGACGCCGGCGCGGAGGGTATGGACAAGGTCGGGGAGGCGGCGCTCGAATCCCTGGAGGGCTTCTGCACCTGCCGCAGCCAGGTCGAGATTCGCTATCCCACGGTGCCCTTCGAGGCCGGCAGCGACGCGGTCGCCCTGGACGTCCTGGCCGGTCTCCTGAACAGTCGCTCCGGCCGGCTCTACCGGGACCTGGTCGTGGGCGAAGGCCGGGTCGCCTTCGCGGCGTCGGCGGAGCACGTGTCGCGCAGACTCGGCGGCTACTTCGCGGTGCGGATCGAGGTTGGCGAGGTGGTCGGTCCCGAAGAGTTGATCCCGGCCTGGGACCGGCTCCTCGGCCGGTTGCGCACGGCCCGGGCCGATGATGCCGAACTCGAGCGGGTGCGCCGGCAGCTCCTGACGGATTCCTGGCGCCAGCTCGAGCAGGACGCCGGCCTGGCGCAACGTTTGGCGGCGGCCGAGGTGCTCGGGGGCTGGCGGCAGTCGACGGAGTGGCTCGACGCCGCGGCCGTGGTTTCGGCCGAAGACCTGGAGCGGGTGATCGACCGCTATCTCCGGCCGGCCGACCGGGCCGTTCTCTCGCTGACCCGAACGGGGGGTTCCGGACCGTGA
- a CDS encoding CRTAC1 family protein — MGWRGGVWRLAVVLAAVQSLAFRPWLAAVPEDCGFSFSEVAAETGLRFVHDAGVAGGLHLPETMGAGVAWIDFDGDGWLDLYLVQSGPFPPEGGEVSADRLFRNLGPDGSGELRFVPAGAGELARGYGQGVVAADVDGDRDVDLLVSRYGPTVLLRNDGAGRFAAAERLAPGEAADEFPWGSSMALADADGDGDLDLHVSRYLDYDPDHGLNCRREGPESPPEVCDPSLFVGQHDRFYTNDGGGGFEDGTAAAGLAGADGKGLGVLFTDLDADGRPDLYVANDLTLNLLFRNRGDGAFEDLSLLSGAAVNRNGRPEAGMGLAVADFDLDGDPDLAVTNFDVETNTLYRNAGPGPGLLFDDVSATTGFGQPSFNLLGFGIVAEDFDRDGALDVYVANGHIFASPRRDNTGHRQRNLLLRGRPGDAAGSFSAVRCVWTDEDPLVSRGAAVADYDNDGDADLAVTANDGPARLWRNDTAGPADATWLGLELRGRSPNTQAVGAVATLFGETSTPPARRWTIRGDSYQSSSGHRLRWAVPAADGRRQLDLRWPSGARTRIVDPPAGAYLVVEERP, encoded by the coding sequence ATGGGTTGGCGAGGCGGTGTCTGGCGGTTGGCCGTCGTCCTTGCCGCCGTCCAGTCGCTCGCCTTCCGTCCCTGGCTGGCCGCTGTCCCGGAGGACTGCGGATTCAGCTTCTCCGAAGTGGCCGCCGAAACGGGACTTCGCTTCGTCCACGACGCGGGCGTAGCGGGCGGGCTGCACCTGCCCGAGACGATGGGTGCCGGAGTCGCCTGGATCGACTTCGACGGCGACGGCTGGCTCGATCTCTACCTGGTGCAGTCAGGGCCGTTTCCGCCGGAAGGCGGCGAGGTTTCGGCGGACCGCCTGTTTCGGAACCTCGGGCCGGACGGCTCCGGGGAGCTCCGCTTCGTCCCGGCCGGCGCCGGCGAGCTCGCACGGGGCTACGGCCAGGGCGTCGTCGCCGCCGACGTCGACGGGGATCGCGACGTCGACCTGCTCGTCTCCCGTTACGGCCCCACGGTCCTCCTGCGGAACGACGGCGCCGGTCGCTTCGCCGCGGCTGAGCGGCTGGCCCCGGGAGAAGCGGCGGACGAGTTCCCCTGGGGCTCCTCGATGGCGCTGGCCGATGCGGACGGGGACGGCGATCTCGACCTCCATGTCAGCCGCTATCTCGACTACGACCCGGACCATGGCCTGAACTGTCGCCGGGAGGGTCCCGAATCGCCGCCCGAGGTGTGCGATCCGTCACTGTTCGTGGGCCAGCATGACCGGTTCTACACGAACGATGGCGGCGGAGGCTTCGAGGACGGGACGGCCGCCGCCGGCCTTGCCGGCGCCGACGGCAAGGGCCTGGGCGTCCTGTTCACTGACCTCGACGCGGACGGCCGGCCGGATCTCTACGTCGCGAACGACCTGACGCTGAACCTCCTGTTCAGGAACCGGGGCGACGGCGCGTTCGAGGATTTGTCCCTGCTCTCGGGCGCCGCCGTCAACCGCAACGGCCGGCCGGAAGCGGGCATGGGACTGGCCGTGGCCGACTTCGACCTCGACGGCGACCCCGATCTGGCCGTGACCAACTTCGACGTGGAGACGAACACGTTGTACCGGAACGCCGGGCCGGGGCCGGGCCTGCTGTTCGACGACGTCTCGGCCACTACCGGTTTCGGACAGCCGTCCTTCAACCTGCTGGGCTTCGGGATCGTTGCCGAGGACTTCGACCGCGACGGCGCGCTCGACGTGTACGTCGCGAACGGCCACATCTTCGCGTCGCCCCGGCGCGACAACACGGGGCACCGGCAGCGGAACCTGCTGCTGCGCGGCCGCCCGGGCGACGCGGCGGGGAGTTTCTCCGCGGTGCGCTGCGTCTGGACCGACGAGGATCCCCTGGTGAGCCGCGGGGCCGCCGTGGCGGACTACGACAACGACGGCGACGCCGACCTCGCGGTCACCGCCAACGACGGTCCGGCCCGCCTGTGGCGGAACGACACGGCCGGGCCGGCTGACGCGACGTGGCTGGGCCTCGAACTGCGCGGCCGGTCGCCGAACACGCAGGCGGTGGGCGCCGTGGCGACCCTGTTCGGCGAAACCAGCACGCCGCCGGCACGACGCTGGACGATCCGCGGCGACAGCTACCAGTCGTCGAGCGGCCACCGCCTGCGCTGGGCCGTGCCGGCGGCGGACGGCCGGCGGCAACTCGACCTCCGCTGGCCCTCGGGCGCCCGCACCCGGATCGTCGATCCCCCGGCCGGCGCCTACCTCGTCGTCGAGGAACGCCCGTGA